Genomic segment of Betaproteobacteria bacterium:
GAGAGTGCGACAATCAGCAGGGCGAATTCGGAATGCACCACCTCCAGATATCCCAGCCCGCCGGCGCCGTCGGGATGCGTCGGCACGAGGTGCAATTCCAGCCTCGCCACGCGCCAAAGAAAGTACGACCAAAGACAAATGCGCCACAGCCACCGGAGAACAAGGAAGCGAAAGAGCGTGAGGCACACGAGCCAGTACCACTGAGCCGTCAAGCCAGGTTCGCTCGCGACGGGGCCCGTCGCAGTCGATCCGAGCAGGGGCAGCACCGGGGCAATCGTGGACATCACAACGGCCGCCAGCAGGCACACCGACTCCGGCAGCCACGAGTCCTTCCATCGCCTGATGCGTGCGAGCTCGGCGTCGAAGGCCGGCAATACCGTATCCGGAACGACGCCCGAACGCACGATCGTGTGCACGAACACGGCCATTCGCGGATCCAGCAGGCTTTCGCACCAGAAGAACAGCGGAATGGCGACCAGCAAGCGAACATGCCCGCCGATCACCGAGAGGGAAAAAACCTGATCGACGATGCCCTCGATCGCTGCCAGCAGCAGCAGGATGCTCCAACAGGACACGCCCAGCGCGAGTCCCAAAGGAACCGTGTTCGATCCGCCTCGGACGAGTCCGAGGCGCTGTCCGAGCCGGTGCAGCGGGCCGCCCAGCAGCGAGAAATCGTCGAGCTTCCTGGCCTCGTTCGAAATTGGGCACCTATCCGTCGTCTGGCTCGAGCAAGGCGCTGGCACAGATCCGCCCGTGCCATCCGAATTCATGGCGAATAGTGTCTTCGAATCGTGATGGATGTCGGTGTTGGTGCTGGTGTTGGCGTTGGCGACTTGCGCACCGTCGCTCGGGAGCGCACCGTCGCTTGGCGTGTCGTCGGCTCGTGCGCACGCCCATTGATCAGCCCACGGGCGGTAAGTGCATCGCTTATGGCATCCTGCGAGCAGCCGGCGCGGCAGTGCCAGAGCAGCCGGCCATCGTCGCCTGTGTGCAGTGCCAGACTCGGGTGCGCATCGTCATGGCAGGGGCATATCGCCACAAACCCGGCACCATCGCGCCGTGCACCGCCGAGTGCGTCAGCGATCTGTTCGGGCGACATGCTAAGCGGCTGTCCGCCTCGACCAGGGCGGCGTTTGCGGTCGCGTCGCCCTGGCGCCGGCCAGGTATTCACTCCGCTCCGGCGTTTCTTCTTCGAGTCGCGTCATGCAGCGGCTCGCTCGCTCAGGCGATTACAGTAAGCGCTGCTCTGATCTCGCCGGCGCTATGCGTGCCGTGCTTCGCTTTCGGGATTAGGCCCTTCTTGACCCAACGTCGATACGTTGGCTCTGCAATGCCGCCGAATAGCGCGCGCACCACACACGGCTGCACGCGGGCATCGTCAGGAAGCGACGGCCACAGGCGCTAAATCGCTCCGGAGGAAGATCGAGGATTCCGACTAGTTCGCCGCTAAGGTGGGCCTGTTCCATTGCCTTGCAAAGTTTAGAAGTCGCTGCAGGATCGTTTGGATAAAAGAGACGCACGATATCGTCGCACGACCAAGCGGGCACGATTCCTTGTTTGATGCAGTCTTCGATGTGTTCCACCATGCGTTGCCGCATCCGCGCGTCGTAGTATGGCGCGAGAATTCGGATACACTCGCGAAGCGCATTCGCCCCTTCGTCCGACAGGCTCATAGCACGCCTTCCAGTGCTTTCCTTCAAGCGAGGAAGTCGCGCCAAGCCGGTGAAGGTGCCGGCGTTTCGGTGATCAGCCTAGGCGCGACAATTCAATCTTACCTTCGCCATTCCAGCCATCGAGTTTTGAGAGTTGCCGGCGCGGGTCTTACCCTGCTGCCTTGCGGATCGGGAGAACTTTGCGCCCGCGCGCCGCTGCGTCCAGATAGTCGGCCCATGATTGCATCATCTGGATGCGCTCGGGCAGGTATTGCGCATGGTTGTACGCGGCGCGGACTTTGTTCCCTTCGACGTGCGCGAGCTGCCGCTCGATAACGTCCGGCTTGAAGCCGATCTCATTGAGGATCGTGCTGGCCGTCGACCGGAAGCCGTGCACCGTGGCGCGGCCGTGGTAGCCCATGCGATAGAGCGCATAGAGCAGCGTATTCTCGCTCATGACCTTGCCGCCGCCGGTCGTCGCAGGAAACAGCAGGTCATCGTGCCACGAGTGCTTCTTGATCTCGGCCAGGACCTCCAGCGCCTGGCGCGACAGCGGGACGATGTGCCCCTGCCTGCCGCCCTTCATCCTGGCAGCAGGAACACGCCATTCGGCCCGGTCCATATCGAACTCATCCCACCGGGCGCCGCGGAGCTCGCCGGAGCGCACGAACGTGAGCAGCACCAGGCGCAGCGCAAGTATGGTCAGCGGATGCCCGTCGTAGCCCTCCAGACGCTCCAGGAACGCCGGCAGCTCGTCGCGCTTGATCCACTTGCGGTGCTGAACCTCGGGCGCCTCTATCGCCTCAGGATCGATCTGCGCGGCCGGGTTGTACGTCGCCTTGTGGGTGGCGATCGCGTAGCGAAACACCGACGAGCAGCGTTGCTTGATGCGGCCCGCTACATCGTAGGCGCCACGGGCAATCACCCGATCGAGCAGGCGCAGAATCTCCGGGGTAGTGATTTCGGCAATCGGCCGCCGGCCGATGTACGGAAACACGTCGCGCGTCAGCGAATCCAGCACACGGTCGCCGTGGTCCGAAGACCATTTCCGCCGCCGCTTGGCGTCCGATACCTTGCGCTTGCACCAAGCACGAGCCACCGCCTCGAACGAGTTCGCCGCGCGCTCGATCTGCTCGCGCTTCGTCTCGTGCTTCGTTACGACCGGGTCTTTGCCTTCGGCGATCAGGCTGCGCGCCTCGTCGCGTGCCGCGCGCGCCTGCTTCAGCTTGACGGCCGGGTAGACCCCGAGCGCAAGCACCCGCTCTTTGCCATGCAGCCGGAACTTCAGGCGCCAGTATTTCGAGCCGTTGGAATGGACGAGAAGAAAGAGGCCGTCACCGTCGAACAGCTTGCGCTGCCTGTCGCCGGCCTTCTCCGCTTTGATGCGAGCATCGGACAGTGCCATGGGGGTATCTCCCTGCGGGCCTAAAACCCGTCTGTACCCCGCGAATGTACCCCCCATTAGATTGGGTCGTCAAATCCAGCCATCACCTGACCATTCGGCGCTAGCCGGGCAGTGTTTCATAGGGCAATTCGTCGATATAGGCTTCATGGCCCGTCTGATATGGCGGCAAATGACGGCGATTGAATTTCGGTACTGGTGCCCGAGGCCGGATTCGAACCGGCACGCCGTATTAGGGCGAGGGATTTTAAGTCCCTTGTGTCTACCGATTCCACCACCCGGGCGAAGGACTAGGCTCCGACAGATCGGCCTATCCTATTGTAAACGGCCCGAGTCGGTGCAGGCGTCTCGAAGCTCACTCTGGATTCCCGCCTGCGCGGGAATGACGAACTACTCCGAATTTACGATTCACCGCACTAGAAGCGGGTCGTGAGCCCCACGACGGCAGCCCAATCCGCCGTCAGTTGCACGCCGTTCACGTGCTGATATACGGGCAATTGCACGAACCCGTAGAGCTGGGTGCGTTTCGAAAGCGAGTAGCTGATGCCCGGACTGACGTGGACGAAGCGGCCACCCGTGTCCTCGGGCTCGGCTTGCGCGCCGCGGTCCCGGCGTCGGACCTGGATATTGGCCTGCAGCATGAGGCCGACGTTCTCGGATGCTTCGTACCGATAGCCCACGTCCAGGGTGTAGCGCTTGCCCGGGCGGTAGTCCTGGCGACTATCGAGAGGGGTCTGAACAAGCACCTGCGCGAACCACGACGAGTCGAAGCCGGGAATGACCTGGCTGAAAAAACCGCCGATCAGCGCATCGGTCGTGCCGCTGCCTGGCTGCAAGGAGCGTTCCGCGAGGGCTCCCTCGTCGTTGCGAACATCGTGCTTGCCCGTGGGAAGCTTCAGACCGAAATTGATGCCGAAGAAACTCAACCGTCCCGTCGCCGGATTGCTCGCGGCAGTTTGAAACCGCCCGAGAACACGGATGTCCCCCAACCGCGTGAAGTCCCAGCTTTCGGCAATCGGCGTGCCGCGGTGGTTATGGATGTGGCGGTGGCTCGGGTGCACGACGGGAACGACGGCGCTCACGCCCCAGTTGCGATCGAACGTGTAATCGAGCGTCGAGACGAGGTTGCGATTGATGCTGCGCACCTCGTCGTGATGCTTGGAAATCTCGCCGACACCCACCTTCCTGGAGCCGGCGCGAGGCTGGTCCTGGTCCACGAACTCATAGCGCATATCGAGCCGCAGGCCAGGCTCGGCCACGAGCCCGTACAGGTTCCAGTTGGTATTCACCATGCAGTAGGCCAGGCCGCAGGTCGCATTCGCATCTGCCATGGCCATGATCGACATGGCCGATACGAGCAATATCCTTCTCGATGCACTTTGGGCCATGAACGACGACATTCTTCCAGCCGGGCGTGGCAGGCGCGGGGGCGAGCAGCGGCATTCCTCGTGGCGCATGGGCGCGAATTCCTTTGTCTACCCATGCCGTCATTGAGGCGAAGGGATATATGTGTGTCGGCGAGCTACGCCGATGCAGCATCCGTGATCGGTGCGCGCGCTATTGTAATCGTGCCGCGTCGCGACACCATTGGACGCAGCGTCGATGGCATCCGACAATAGCAGCCTTTCGCTTCAAACTCCCTTCGGGAGAGGAGTTGGGGTTGAGGGAAGTCGTGAGCACGACGCGTAATTTTCCCTCACCCTCGATCCATCTCCCGAAGGGAGAGGGAAGACAAGCACACCCCCTGGACAACATACAAGGGGTGGCGTGAGGGATCGAAGGCTCCCGCGCCGGTTCAGGAACAGATCGAATGAGCGACGCACTCGACTACCTGCTCAAGGTTCGGCCCGAGGCCATGGGCCATTACTTCCGTTTCATGCGCGAAGCGGGGCGCCATCTCGACCCGAAGACGCGGGCGCTCATCTCGGTCATCACCAAGGTTCATGCGCAAACCGAAGCCGGGTTCCGGCAATACCTGCGTCGGGCGCTCAAGGAAGGCGCGCAACCGATCGAAGTGCTGGATGCGCTGCTGATGGCGTTTCCGGCCCTCGGGCTCACCCGGATCGTCTGGGCGGTCGACGTGTTGCTCGCGATGGACCTTCCCGAATTCCGGGCCGATGCGCTTCTGGGTGAAACCGGCTGGCATCGAGTCTGCGCACTGGATGATTTCGAGGTCGGCGAGACGGCCCGCATCGAGGTCGATGGCAAGCCGCTGCTCGTCCATCGCACCGAGGACGGGATACGAATATACGATGCACATTGTCCGCACCAGGCCACCCTGCTGTCCGCGGACGCGGTGAAAGGAACTCGGCTCGTATGCCCGAAGCACGGCTGGGAGTTCGATGTGCTCGATGGCCGATCGATCAAGGGCAACGCGCCGCTGCGCGAATTCCCGAACCGCATCGATGAACGCGCCGTGCTCGCGTACTGGTGAGCATGGCGCGAGCGCGCATGGACGACCGGACACGCCGGCAGGTCGCAACCTGGCTGTTTGCGTTATGCGCGCTGCTGTTCGTCATGATCGTGGTCGGCGGCATCACGCGTCTCACCCGATCGGGACTTTCGATCGTCGAGTGGCAGCCGATCGTGGGCACCCTGCCGCCGCTGAGCGAGGCGCAGTGGCTCGATCTGTTCGACAAGTACAAGCTCACGCCGGAATACAAGCAGGTCAATCTCGGCATGAGCCTCGCGCAGTTCAAGAGCATCTTCTGGTGGGAATACATTCATCGGCTGCTGGGCCGGCTGATCGGTTTGGGATTTCTCCTGCCCTATCTCGGGTTCCTGCTGCGCAAGCGTCTCGACCGCTATTACGCCTGGCGGCTCGGATTCGTTTTCCTGCTGGGCGCGGCGCAGGGCGCGATGGGCTGGTACATGGTGATGAGCGGCCTGGTGGACGATCCGCGCGTGAGCCACTTCCGGCTCACCGCGCACCTGGGACTTGCCTTCGCCATCTTTGCCGCGATGTTCTGGATCGCGCTCGACATGCTCAAGCCGAGCCCAGGACGGGCCGCGCATCGCACCCGGCTCTCCGGCGGCGCTCTCGCACTGGTGGCGCTGGTGTTCCTGATGATCCTGAGCGGCGGCCTCGTAGCCGGCATCCGTGCCGGCTATGCCTACAACACTTTTCCGCTCATGAACGGCCACTTCGTCCCGCCCGAGATCTTCATGCTCGAACCGTGGCACCTGAACTTCTTCAACAACATGGCGACGGTGCAGTTCGATCATCGCCTGATCGCGTGGCTGCTCATGATCGTCGTGCCGCTCATGTGGTGGGCCACGCGGCGCAACCCGGTGCCGCCCGCGGCGCGACTGGCAGCGAGCTGCCTGTTGGCCGCGGCTGCCTTGCAGGTGAGTCTCGGAATCACGACGCTGCTGCTGCGCGTGCCGGTCGTGCTCGGCGCTGCACACCAGGGCGGCGCGGTGCTCGTATTCGCGGCCGCCCTATGGCTCGCGCACGCCCTGCGCCCAACATGAACGGAATGCCGCCGCCATGCCCCAAGACAAGACCTTCGTGTTTCTGGTGATCCTCATCACCGCCGCCTTCATCTGGATCCTGCGGCCGTTTTATGGCGCGATATTCTGGGCGACGATGCTGGCGATCCTGTTCGGCCCGATGTTCCGGCGCCTGACGCTCGGCGGGCGGGCGCGGCGCACGCCGGCGGCGCTGCTCACCACCTTCGTCATCGTGGTGCTGGTGATCCTGCCGGCGGCCATCCTTACCGGCATGCTGGTGCAGGAAGGGCTGGGCGTTTACCAGCGCGTGCAGTCGGGGGAGCTCAATTTCGCGCGCTACCTGCAGCAGATCATCGGAGTGCTGCCGGCGTGGGCGACCGGATGGCTGGAGGAATCGGGGCTGACCGATTTCGCCACGATGCAGGAACGCTTGTCGGCGGGACTGATGAAAGGCGTCCAGTTCTTCGCCACGCAGGCGTTCACGGTCGGAACCAACACGCTCGAATTCATCGTCGCCTTCTTCATCATGCTTTATCTGCTGTTCTTCCTGCTGCGCGACGGCGACCGGCTCGCCCAGCGCATCCGCTCCGCGGTCCCCTTGGAGCACACGCTGCAGCAAAACCTGGCGACGAAGTTCGCGGCCGTGGTGCGAGCGACCATCAAGGGCAGTCTCGTGGTCGCGGTCGTGCAGGGGGCGCTGGGCGGACTCATCTTCTGGATCCTGGGGATCAACGCGCCGGTGTTCTGGGGCGTGGTGATGGCGTTCCTGTCGCTGCTGCCCGCGGTGGGCACGGCGCTCGTGTGGGTACCGGTCGCGATCTACTTCCTGGTCACGGCTTCGCTCGTGAAAGGGCTCGTGCTGGTCGCTTTCGGCGTATTCGTGATCGGCATGGTGGATAACGTGTTGCGCCCGATCCTGGTGGGCAAGGATACGAAAATGCCCGACTACATCGTGCTCATCTCGACTCTGGGCGGCATGGCGATGTTCGGCATCAACGGCTTCGTCATCGGGCCGCTGATCGCCGCCATGTTCATCGCGGTATGGGATACCGTGGCGCAGGCGAATGCTGCTCGACACACCGAGCTTTGAGGCACGCGCTTTCCTCCCCTCCCCTCACCCTCGATCCCTCTCCCGAAGGGAGAGGGAAGACAACCATAGCCCTTGGGGCAAACATACAAGGGGTATGAAGCGGTCTTTGCTGCGGCGCTACGGCGGGGTATTGCTGCGAGAGCGTAGCGTCGCCGCCTCGCGCGCGAGCGCGCTGGCGAATTCGCCCAATGCCTGCGCGGTAGCTGCGGCCACCGCGGATGGCTGCGCCGAGGCGAGCGGTACGTCGAGCTGCGTGCGACCCGAGTGATTGGCACGCTCGCCTCCGGCGGCGACGAAGCTCCAGCGCGCATCGAGTGCAAGACGGCCGTCGAGCGGGTCCAGCGTGAGAAGCTCGATCGTCAGGTCGGCATCGGGGATGCGGCCGTCGCCTTCGATCAACACGCGCCCGGGGCCGAGCCGTTGCGACAACGCGTCGCGCAGCACGCGCCCCGCGGCATCCGACAGCCGCTCGGCCCATTCGGCATCGGCCGCCACGATCAACGTCTCGCCTTGGCGGCCGGTCACGACCGGGAAGCCATCCAGATAGCCGGGTACGCTCACGTGCCGCAGCAGGATCGTCGGCTCCGCGGCTGAATCCGCTGCGGCGCTCGGCGCGGCGGGCGGCGGCGCCGGCAGCGCTACCAGCGTGGGCGGCGCGGACGCGCATGCAGCGAGCATGAGCAAACCCGATGTTACCAATGCCGCGCGAACAGTCGTCATCATCGTTCCCGAATGAGAATGCTCGGATCTCGAAGCAAGCATCATTAAACCCAATGTCACGAATGCGCCGTGCACGGTCGTCATCATCGTCCCCGAATGAGAATGCTCGGATCGCGATCGGCGCGCTCGGCCAGGCTGCGCAGTCGCGCCGCCGCGGCGGCCAGATCGTCCACGGCGCGCTGGATCTGGATCATCGTGCGTCCGTGCGGGTCGAGCACCCGGCTCGCCCCTTCCAGCGCCTGCTGCGTTGTTTCGAGCGCCGGAGGCAGCGCAGCGAGTGCGGCATCGGCACCGGCGATGGTCTTGTCCACCTGCTGCAGCGTCGATCGGGCCGAGGCGGCCGTGCTGGCCGCTTCGCGCTCCAGCGTCGCGGCAAGGGCCTGCACCGATTGCAGCGTCTTGTCGAGCGAGCCGGCGCTGGTCGTCATCGTTGCGCGCACGGTGTCCGAAAGGCCCGCGACTTCGGTGTCGACCGTCTTCAGGGTCTGGCGCAGCTGGGCAACGAGCAGCGGCAACTCCTGCATCGTCTGCGCGGTCTCGGGCGAGCCGAGGATGCGATTGAGTGCGCCAAGCGTGCCCTGCAGTGCTTCCACTGCCGCGGGCAAGTCGATGTTGCGTGCCTTGCGGGCGAGCTCCTCGAGATCCGTGGGCACGGTCGGAATCTCCGTCGGCCAGGTGGTCTCGGCCTTCCGCGACTCGGCTTTGGGGCGAAAATCGAGATCCACGGTCAGGAGCCCGGTCACGAAATTCTGCTTCACCAGTTGCGCGGCGAGGCCGCGCTCAACCAGCGTGGGCACCAAGGTCTCGTCCATCGGCAGCTCGCCGCCGTAGAACTGCACCGAGTCGGGCACCAGGTCCATGTCTACCTGCACGATGGTGCGGAAGACTTTCGGCTCGATGCGGATGCCGATCGCTTTCACCTGGCCGACCTCGACGCCCCGGTAAGTCACCGCGGCGCCGACCTGCAAGCCCGCAACCGAACCGCTGAAGAAACTGACTGCGCGCAGCCGATCGGCAAAGAACGCGCCGCGGCCGAACAACAAGATCGCAGCCACGATCAGGGCGAGCGCGCCGAGCACGAACAGGCCGATCGTGGTCGGTGCGCGCCGGCTCATGCTGCCGCCTCCGAACGCACATCGCACGTCAACGGCCAAGCCGTCGGCGGCCGGCGTCGATTCGCTTTGCGGTCGATCCCCACTGCGTGGGGCCCCTCGCCCGGTAAGCTCACGTCGCCGCCTCCACTTCGGGTCTCGATTCGACGCCTCTGCGCGCGAGGAATTCGCGCACCTTCGTGCTCTGCGCGGCGCGTGCCAGCTCGGCCGGCGGGCCGAGCGCGATGGGGCGATGCGTTTCGCCGTCGAGGAACAGCATGCGGTCCGCCACGCTGAACAGACTTTCCAGCTCATGCGTCACCAGCACGACGGTGATACCGAGGCCCGCGCGCAGGCTCGAGATGAGCTCGTCCAGGCGACGCGAAGAGAGCGGATCGAGCCCGGCCGAGGGCTCATCCAGGAACAGCACGGATGGATCGAGAGCGAGCGCGCGCGCCAGCGCCGCACGCTTGCGCATCCCTCCGCTCAGGCTCGCCGGATAACGCGCTTCGGCGCCGGAGAGCCCCACCAGCGCAAGCTTGAATCGCGCCAGCGCGCTGCGGGCGCCCGGTTGCGCATAGCCGTGCAGCTCCATCGGCAGCATGACATTGTCGAGCACGCTCATGGACGTCCAGAGCGCGCCGCCCTGGAACAGGACGCCGAAATCCGGCGCACCGTC
This window contains:
- a CDS encoding tyrosine-type recombinase/integrase encodes the protein MALSDARIKAEKAGDRQRKLFDGDGLFLLVHSNGSKYWRLKFRLHGKERVLALGVYPAVKLKQARAARDEARSLIAEGKDPVVTKHETKREQIERAANSFEAVARAWCKRKVSDAKRRRKWSSDHGDRVLDSLTRDVFPYIGRRPIAEITTPEILRLLDRVIARGAYDVAGRIKQRCSSVFRYAIATHKATYNPAAQIDPEAIEAPEVQHRKWIKRDELPAFLERLEGYDGHPLTILALRLVLLTFVRSGELRGARWDEFDMDRAEWRVPAARMKGGRQGHIVPLSRQALEVLAEIKKHSWHDDLLFPATTGGGKVMSENTLLYALYRMGYHGRATVHGFRSTASTILNEIGFKPDVIERQLAHVEGNKVRAAYNHAQYLPERIQMMQSWADYLDAAARGRKVLPIRKAAG
- a CDS encoding Rieske 2Fe-2S domain-containing protein, with protein sequence MSDALDYLLKVRPEAMGHYFRFMREAGRHLDPKTRALISVITKVHAQTEAGFRQYLRRALKEGAQPIEVLDALLMAFPALGLTRIVWAVDVLLAMDLPEFRADALLGETGWHRVCALDDFEVGETARIEVDGKPLLVHRTEDGIRIYDAHCPHQATLLSADAVKGTRLVCPKHGWEFDVLDGRSIKGNAPLREFPNRIDERAVLAYW
- a CDS encoding heme A synthase, translated to MDDRTRRQVATWLFALCALLFVMIVVGGITRLTRSGLSIVEWQPIVGTLPPLSEAQWLDLFDKYKLTPEYKQVNLGMSLAQFKSIFWWEYIHRLLGRLIGLGFLLPYLGFLLRKRLDRYYAWRLGFVFLLGAAQGAMGWYMVMSGLVDDPRVSHFRLTAHLGLAFAIFAAMFWIALDMLKPSPGRAAHRTRLSGGALALVALVFLMILSGGLVAGIRAGYAYNTFPLMNGHFVPPEIFMLEPWHLNFFNNMATVQFDHRLIAWLLMIVVPLMWWATRRNPVPPAARLAASCLLAAAALQVSLGITTLLLRVPVVLGAAHQGGAVLVFAAALWLAHALRPT
- a CDS encoding AI-2E family transporter, yielding MPQDKTFVFLVILITAAFIWILRPFYGAIFWATMLAILFGPMFRRLTLGGRARRTPAALLTTFVIVVLVILPAAILTGMLVQEGLGVYQRVQSGELNFARYLQQIIGVLPAWATGWLEESGLTDFATMQERLSAGLMKGVQFFATQAFTVGTNTLEFIVAFFIMLYLLFFLLRDGDRLAQRIRSAVPLEHTLQQNLATKFAAVVRATIKGSLVVAVVQGALGGLIFWILGINAPVFWGVVMAFLSLLPAVGTALVWVPVAIYFLVTASLVKGLVLVAFGVFVIGMVDNVLRPILVGKDTKMPDYIVLISTLGGMAMFGINGFVIGPLIAAMFIAVWDTVAQANAARHTEL
- a CDS encoding MCE family protein; its protein translation is MSRRAPTTIGLFVLGALALIVAAILLFGRGAFFADRLRAVSFFSGSVAGLQVGAAVTYRGVEVGQVKAIGIRIEPKVFRTIVQVDMDLVPDSVQFYGGELPMDETLVPTLVERGLAAQLVKQNFVTGLLTVDLDFRPKAESRKAETTWPTEIPTVPTDLEELARKARNIDLPAAVEALQGTLGALNRILGSPETAQTMQELPLLVAQLRQTLKTVDTEVAGLSDTVRATMTTSAGSLDKTLQSVQALAATLEREAASTAASARSTLQQVDKTIAGADAALAALPPALETTQQALEGASRVLDPHGRTMIQIQRAVDDLAAAAARLRSLAERADRDPSILIRGR
- a CDS encoding ATP-binding cassette domain-containing protein, which encodes MNTSYSDIPPRIRIEDVTVGYDGHPVQSGIDADIGAGEIFAIVGDSGSGKSTLMKAMIGLLQPQSGRILIEARPDGMPRDGAPDFGVLFQGGALWTSMSVLDNVMLPMELHGYAQPGARSALARFKLALVGLSGAEARYPASLSGGMRKRAALARALALDPSVLFLDEPSAGLDPLSSRRLDELISSLRAGLGITVVLVTHELESLFSVADRMLFLDGETHRPIALGPPAELARAAQSTKVREFLARRGVESRPEVEAAT